Below is a window of Humulus lupulus chromosome 2, drHumLupu1.1, whole genome shotgun sequence DNA.
AGAAGTAAAGCCCACAACCATTACTCTTCAGTTAGCAGACCACTCACTCACCTACCCAAGAGGAATAATTGAAGATGTATTGGTAAAGGTAGACAAATTTATACTTCCACCGGATTTCGTGGTTTTGGATATGGAAGAGGACCAAGAAATTTTGATTATACTTGGTCGCCCTTTCTTGGTGACCAGACGGGCACTTATCGATGTTTAAGGAGGTTAGCTTATGCTCAGAATCAATAATGAAGAAGTGAAGTTCAACATATACAAAGCATTGAAGCTTCCAGATAACATAAGTACTTGTCACGGAGTTGAAGCAATTGATGTGTTAGTGGAAGAAACAATGAGGAAAGAGTTGAGTTTGGACCTCCTTGATTACAGTCTCATTACTAATGCCACGAGATCTGAACATGATGTGGAGAGATGGAATTGTGAAGAAAATGAAGTTTTTGAATGCGTGAACGCTCTTGATGCGAGTCCAAGCCTTAGTGGGATTGTACCGAAGGAGTCTCTTCTACAAGCTGAAAGTTGGGAGACAGAAAGTGTAAGTAAGAAGGACCTCAAACCACTTCCTGATCATTTGCGGTATGAATTCTTTGGAAGCAATTGCTCAAAATTGGTCATTATCTCTACAAAACTCACAGAGTCAAAAAAATAGAAGTTATTAACAGTTTTGAGAGAACATGAATCGGCGATTGGATAGACCATAGCAGACTTAAAAGGAATCAGCCCCTCTATTTGTATGCATAAAATCATATTTGAAGAAAATTATAAGCCATCCATCGAGCACCAAAGGAGGCTAAATCCAACCATGAAGGAAGTGGTACATGCAGAAGTTCTTAAACTTTTAGAGGCTGGGATCATGTATGCTATCTCTGACAGTAATTGGGTGAACCCAGTGCAAGTTGTACCGAAGAAAGGACGAATAATAGTTATCAAGAATGAATTTAACGAATTGATTCCTACAAGAACAGAAacagggtggagagtgtgcattgATTACAAAAAACTGAACAAAGCCATAAGGAAGGACCATTTCCACTACCATTTATTGATCAGGTGCTTGATAGATTGACGGGGTATTCACATTATTGCTTCTTAGATGGCTACTCAGGGTATAATCAAATAGACATTGCTATAAAAGATCAAGAAAATACAACCTTTACATGCCCCTACGACACCTTTGCTTATAGGAGGATGCCATTTGGCCTTTGCAATGCTCCAGCTACTTTTCAGCGCTGTATGATGATCATTTTCTCAGATATGGTGGAAGAAATCATGGAGGTGTTTATGGATGACTTCTCTGTTTTTGGATCTTCATTTGACCATTGCTTGCACAATTTAGCCTTGGTCCTTCGAAGATGTGAGAAGAAGATTTTGGTActaaattgggaaaaatgccactTCATGGTTCAATAGGGCATTGTTTTGGGACACCGAGTATCAAGGGAAGGTCTTGAAGTCGATCGAGCCAAGACAACAATAATTGAAAAACTACCACCACCCGCCAATGTTAAGGGGATACGAAGTTTTCTTGGGCATGTCGGGTTCTACAGAAGATTTATAAAGgacttttcaaaaatcaacaagCCATTGTGTAATCTCCTTGAGAAAGACGCACCTTTTGAATTTGATGAGGAGTGTAGTAAGGCTTTTGAGGCTATCAAAGAGAAGCTAGTGATAGCACCAATAATGATTGTCCCGGATTGGAGTCAAGCATTTGAGATTATGTGCGATGCTAGCGACTATGCAGTGGGGGTTGTATTGGGACAACTAAGAGACAAAGTTTTTTGAGCCATATACTATGCAAGCAAGACTCTCAATGATGCTCAACGTAACTACTCAACCATTGTAAAATAGATGTTAGCGGTAGTCTTTGCATATGACAAATTCAGACCATATCTTCTGTGTTCCAAAGTCCTCATTTACACAGACCATGCAGCACTTTGTTATCTCTTTGCTAAGAAAGATGTTAAACCGTGATTGATACGTTGGGTGTTATTACTCCAAGAATTTGATATTGAGATCATAGATAAGAAGGGGAGTGAGAATTTTGTAGCGGGCCATCTATCAAGGCTCGAGAATGAAGATAATGAAGTTAAAGATTCGATTAATGAAGTATTTCCGAATGAAATACTCCTGGCTGTCTCGACTCAAGTTCCATGGTATGCGGATATAGTCAACTATATTGTATGTGGTCAAATTCCTCTGGATTTCAATACTCATCAAAAGAAGAAGTTGATTCATGACTCAGGATTCTATTTCTTTGACGATCCGTATCTATTTAAGTTGAG
It encodes the following:
- the LOC133814198 gene encoding uncharacterized protein LOC133814198; this translates as MKLTKECSAILQRKLPQKVKDPGSFTIPCIIGGSSFDKDLCDLGASINLMPLSVFKKLGLGEVKPTTITLQLADHSLTYPRGIIEDVLVKVDKFILPPDFVVLDMEEDQEILIILGRPFLVTRRALIDV